A stretch of Paracoccus sp. N5 DNA encodes these proteins:
- the rpsB gene encoding 30S ribosomal protein S2, translated as MALPEFSMRQLLEAGVHYGHQTQRWNPRMAEFIYGERNGIHIFDLTQTVPMLDAALQAVRDTVAKGGRVLFVGTKRQAQKSIADAAERSAQFYMNHRWLGGTLTNWKTVSQSIQRLKALDETLGSGAEGLTKKERLQMEREQAKLQASLGGIREMGGLPDLLFVIDVNKEDLAILEAKKLGIPVVAVVDTNCSPKGVDYIIPGNDDAARAIALYCDLASRAALDGMTAQMGAAGVDLGALEASVEETLEGATEEAEA; from the coding sequence ATGGCGCTTCCCGAATTCTCCATGCGTCAGCTGCTTGAAGCTGGCGTGCACTACGGTCACCAGACGCAACGCTGGAACCCCCGCATGGCCGAGTTCATCTATGGTGAACGCAACGGCATCCACATCTTCGACCTGACCCAGACCGTCCCGATGCTGGACGCCGCCCTGCAAGCCGTGCGCGACACCGTCGCCAAGGGCGGCCGCGTGCTCTTTGTCGGCACCAAGCGTCAGGCGCAGAAATCCATCGCCGATGCCGCCGAGCGTTCGGCGCAGTTCTACATGAACCACCGCTGGCTGGGCGGCACGCTGACCAACTGGAAAACCGTGTCGCAGTCGATCCAGCGCCTGAAGGCCCTGGACGAGACGCTGGGTTCGGGCGCCGAGGGCCTGACCAAGAAAGAGCGTCTGCAGATGGAACGCGAGCAGGCCAAGCTGCAAGCCTCGCTGGGCGGCATCCGCGAGATGGGCGGCCTGCCCGACCTGCTGTTCGTCATCGACGTGAACAAGGAAGACCTGGCCATCCTGGAAGCCAAGAAACTGGGCATTCCGGTCGTCGCCGTGGTCGATACCAACTGCTCGCCCAAGGGCGTCGACTACATCATCCCGGGCAACGACGACGCCGCCCGCGCCATCGCGCTGTATTGCGACCTGGCCTCGCGCGCCGCTCTGGACGGCATGACCGCGCAGATGGGCGCCGCCGGCGTGGACCTGGGCGCGCTGGAAGCCTCGGTCGAGGAAACGCTGGAAGGCGCGACCGAAGAAGCCGAAGCCTGA
- a CDS encoding response regulator, giving the protein MTLTVLLLHDDSALCAQAYAALTEAGLEVIPAVDGTQALERLGQREIDAIVTGVNMAGLDGFAFIEAVRQQPALYGMPILVLSAEAMPDLKTRARNAGAAGWLPHPFDPQRLVETVLAVTG; this is encoded by the coding sequence ATGACGCTGACGGTTTTGCTGCTGCATGACGATTCGGCGCTCTGCGCCCAGGCCTACGCCGCCCTGACCGAGGCGGGGCTGGAGGTCATTCCCGCTGTGGACGGGACGCAGGCGCTGGAACGGCTGGGCCAGCGCGAGATCGACGCCATCGTGACCGGGGTGAACATGGCCGGCCTGGACGGATTCGCCTTCATCGAGGCGGTGCGCCAGCAGCCGGCGCTTTACGGGATGCCGATCCTGGTGCTTTCGGCCGAGGCCATGCCGGACCTCAAGACCCGGGCCCGCAATGCCGGCGCCGCCGGCTGGCTGCCGCATCCTTTCGATCCGCAGCGGCTGGTCGAGACGGTGCTGGCCGTCACCGGCTGA
- a CDS encoding bifunctional 2',3'-cyclic-nucleotide 2'-phosphodiesterase/3'-nucleotidase, which produces MDHDPALPRHAATAASGPAEDCLDLRVMATTDLHMHVLGYDYLADRPSERLGLSRAAALIARARQQVPNCLLFDNGDALQGSPMGDYLAESGGIGPRRRHPAIAAMNALGYDAATVGNHDFSFGLGFLRASLEGAAFPIVASNLQPRRPLPVSPHLLLERRFLDRRGRPRRLRIGVLGFLPPQTVDWEPALRPEIAVADILDSARAGIAALRQRGADLVLALSHSGIGALEPQPMMENAATALAALPGLDLVIAGHTHRVFPSASHPGGPGIDAERGTLAGKPAVMPGFWGSHLGLIDLRLQHDGSAWRIADFTCRAEPVAAEADHPAVTGPAMPAHRQTLRHFRRRIGRTERALSSYFSLIGQDPGLRLVTMAQRWHVRRALRGTRWQDLPILSAAAPFRAGGRGGPQHYTDVPAGRLTLRSIADLYLFPNRLCAIRLTGAEVREWLERSASLFLRVEPGLSDQPLIDPEFPSYNFDVIDGLDWQIDLSRPPRYAPDGRLAHADSHRIADLRHRGRPVAPGQPFILVTNSYRLSDCGLFAAVATGRPVLLDSTARTREVLRRYVAQRRVLAPDSRIGWSFSPLPGTSVLFETSPAAAGHLDRLDTPVEQAGLGPDGFLRLRLHL; this is translated from the coding sequence ATGGATCACGATCCCGCCCTGCCCCGTCACGCTGCCACCGCGGCTTCCGGCCCTGCCGAGGATTGCCTCGACCTGCGGGTGATGGCGACGACGGATCTGCACATGCATGTGCTGGGCTATGATTACCTGGCCGACCGGCCGTCCGAGCGGCTGGGCCTGTCGCGGGCGGCGGCGCTGATCGCGCGCGCGCGCCAGCAGGTGCCGAACTGCCTGCTTTTCGACAATGGCGACGCGCTGCAAGGCAGCCCGATGGGCGACTACCTGGCCGAATCCGGCGGCATCGGCCCGCGCCGTCGCCACCCGGCCATCGCTGCGATGAACGCGCTCGGCTATGACGCGGCCACGGTCGGCAACCACGATTTCAGCTTCGGCCTGGGCTTTCTGCGCGCCAGCCTGGAAGGGGCGGCGTTCCCGATCGTCGCCAGCAACCTGCAGCCGCGCCGGCCGCTGCCGGTCAGCCCGCATCTGCTGCTGGAGCGGCGCTTCCTGGACCGCCGGGGCCGCCCGCGCCGGCTGCGCATCGGCGTCCTGGGCTTCCTGCCGCCGCAGACCGTCGACTGGGAACCGGCCCTGCGCCCCGAGATCGCGGTCGCCGATATCCTCGACTCGGCCCGCGCCGGCATTGCCGCCCTGCGCCAGCGCGGCGCCGACCTGGTGCTGGCGCTGTCGCACAGCGGCATCGGCGCGCTGGAGCCGCAACCGATGATGGAGAATGCGGCCACCGCGCTGGCCGCCCTGCCGGGACTCGACCTGGTGATCGCCGGCCATACGCATCGGGTCTTTCCCTCGGCCAGCCATCCCGGTGGCCCCGGCATCGACGCCGAGCGCGGAACGCTGGCCGGGAAGCCCGCGGTGATGCCGGGCTTCTGGGGCTCGCATCTGGGGCTGATCGACCTGCGGCTGCAGCATGACGGCAGCGCCTGGCGCATCGCCGATTTCACCTGCCGGGCCGAGCCGGTCGCGGCCGAGGCCGACCACCCCGCCGTCACCGGCCCGGCCATGCCGGCGCATCGCCAGACCCTGCGGCATTTCCGCCGCCGCATCGGCCGCACCGAGCGCGCGCTCAGCAGCTATTTCTCGCTCATCGGCCAGGATCCGGGGCTGCGGCTGGTGACCATGGCGCAGCGCTGGCATGTGCGGCGGGCGCTGCGCGGCACGCGCTGGCAGGATCTGCCGATCCTCTCGGCGGCCGCACCCTTTCGGGCCGGCGGGCGCGGCGGGCCGCAGCATTACACCGACGTGCCGGCCGGGCGGCTGACGCTGCGCAGCATCGCCGATCTCTACCTGTTCCCGAACCGGCTCTGCGCCATCCGGCTGACCGGGGCCGAGGTGCGCGAATGGTTGGAACGCTCGGCCAGCCTGTTCCTGCGGGTCGAGCCGGGCCTTTCCGACCAGCCGCTGATCGACCCCGAGTTCCCGAGCTACAATTTCGACGTGATCGACGGGCTCGACTGGCAGATCGACCTCAGCCGACCGCCGCGCTATGCGCCGGACGGGCGGCTGGCGCATGCCGATTCCCACCGCATCGCCGACCTGCGCCACCGCGGCCGGCCGGTCGCCCCGGGCCAGCCGTTCATCCTGGTCACGAACAGCTACCGGCTGTCGGATTGCGGGCTTTTCGCGGCAGTGGCCACCGGCCGGCCGGTGCTTCTGGACAGCACCGCCCGCACGCGCGAGGTGCTGCGCCGCTATGTCGCGCAGCGCCGGGTGCTGGCGCCCGATTCCCGCATCGGCTGGAGTTTCTCGCCCCTGCCCGGCACCTCGGTCCTGTTCGAGACCTCGCCCGCCGCCGCCGGCCATCTCGACCGCCTCGACACCCCGGTCGAACAGGCGGGGCTTGGCCCGGACGGATTCCTGCGGCTGCGGCTGCACCTGTGA
- a CDS encoding prephenate dehydratase, translating to MSQTESQGVIAFQGEPGAYSHQACRNYRPRMEALPCRTFEDTIEAVRGGRAELAMLPVENSTYGRVADIHHLLPESGLHIIDEGFVRVRISLLAVPGATLAEVTEAMSHPVLLGQCRGFLRRHDIRSLVGADTAGSAMEVARRGERSLAALAAPLAGEIYGLDELASGIEDRQNNTTRFLVMARQPDFSRRKNAQGDGTMMTTFVFRVRNIPAALYKALGGFATNGVNMTKLESYMVDGVFTATQFYADIEGHPEDPNVARALEELDYFTSSLNILGVYPADPLRAAQLRDQAQG from the coding sequence ATGAGCCAGACCGAAAGCCAGGGCGTGATCGCCTTCCAGGGCGAGCCGGGCGCCTATAGCCACCAGGCATGCCGCAACTACCGGCCGCGTATGGAGGCCCTGCCCTGCCGCACCTTCGAGGACACCATCGAGGCGGTGCGCGGCGGCCGCGCCGAACTGGCCATGCTGCCGGTCGAGAACTCCACCTATGGCCGCGTCGCCGACATCCACCACCTGTTGCCGGAAAGCGGGCTGCACATCATCGACGAGGGCTTCGTGCGGGTGCGCATCAGCCTGCTGGCCGTGCCCGGCGCCACGCTGGCCGAGGTGACCGAGGCGATGAGCCACCCGGTCCTGCTGGGCCAGTGCCGCGGCTTCCTGCGCCGCCACGACATCCGCAGCCTGGTCGGCGCCGATACCGCCGGCTCGGCCATGGAGGTGGCGCGGCGCGGCGAGCGGTCGCTGGCCGCCCTGGCCGCGCCGCTGGCCGGCGAGATCTACGGGCTCGACGAGCTCGCCTCGGGCATCGAGGACCGGCAGAACAACACCACCCGCTTCCTGGTCATGGCGCGCCAGCCCGATTTCAGCCGCCGCAAGAATGCCCAGGGCGACGGCACGATGATGACCACCTTCGTCTTCCGCGTCCGCAACATCCCGGCCGCGCTCTACAAGGCGCTTGGCGGCTTCGCGACCAACGGCGTCAACATGACCAAGCTGGAAAGCTACATGGTCGACGGCGTCTTCACCGCGACGCAATTCTATGCCGACATCGAGGGCCACCCCGAGGATCCCAATGTCGCCCGCGCGCTGGAAGAACTGGATTACTTCACCTCCAGCCTGAACATCCTCGGCGTCTATCCGGCCGATCCGCTGCGCGCCGCGCAATTGCGCGACCAGGCCCAGGGCTGA
- a CDS encoding cytochrome c family protein, translating to MFDTMTITKAAGAIIGSLLFLLLMGWAASGIYHVGPAGHGGEEEHAQAYTIPVEDAGAGGGEEAAEEGPDFATVMASADAAAGEKVFGKCKACHKIDGSDSTGPHLNGVVGRAVASAAGFNYSDAMKAHAAEAPDWTPEALEHFLTNPKTVVKGTKMAFAGLPKVEDRANLIAYLETLK from the coding sequence ATGTTCGATACCATGACCATCACCAAGGCAGCCGGGGCTATCATCGGCTCGCTTCTGTTCCTTCTGCTGATGGGCTGGGCCGCTTCGGGCATTTATCACGTCGGCCCCGCAGGCCATGGCGGCGAGGAAGAGCACGCCCAGGCCTATACGATTCCCGTCGAGGACGCCGGCGCCGGCGGCGGCGAGGAAGCGGCCGAGGAAGGCCCCGATTTCGCCACCGTCATGGCCTCGGCCGATGCCGCGGCGGGCGAGAAGGTCTTCGGCAAGTGCAAGGCCTGCCACAAGATCGACGGTTCGGACAGCACCGGCCCGCATCTGAACGGCGTGGTCGGCCGCGCGGTCGCCTCTGCCGCCGGCTTCAACTATTCCGACGCCATGAAGGCCCATGCCGCCGAGGCTCCGGACTGGACCCCCGAGGCGCTGGAGCATTTCCTGACCAACCCCAAGACCGTGGTCAAAGGCACCAAGATGGCCTTTGCCGGCCTGCCCAAGGTCGAGGATCGCGCGAACCTGATCGCCTATCTGGAAACGCTGAAATAA